A single genomic interval of Littorina saxatilis isolate snail1 linkage group LG17, US_GU_Lsax_2.0, whole genome shotgun sequence harbors:
- the LOC138952385 gene encoding palmitoyltransferase ZDHHC22-like, which translates to MHRRNTNNTLEEKLKDHYHKRDFTPKPATVSKLGMLFTASLIFILFFESLYTLLPGIYSEVSENGKVVSRTGHFGEGYWLAFFVLLVTCVEVTWNWWRVYYDKPNWVTKELKEEHFGQTIETPAGWKHCPTCQLDAPPRSHHCNFCGHCILKRDQHCFFTSSCVGLYNQRHFVVFCLYGVWGCLMGVYLQLSYLNISYPLSDENFMMYVPPVPLFQLLIGNLSFGSFVVMLHVYVNICIMCVAGFLAAWQLLLIVRGQTSHEAWKMIRAYNAGVYTNITSVFGSPMTSWILLFAPLMLPLELDGVKWNIQGKPEKAN; encoded by the exons ATGCATCGGAGGAATACCAACAACACGCTGGAGGAAAAGCTGAAAGACCACTACCACAAACGCGACTTTACGCCTAAACCTGCAACAGTCTCGAAGCTGGGCATGCTTTTCACCGCATCCCTCATTTTCATTCTCTTCTTTGAATCACTGTACACTCTGCTGCCTGGCATCTACTCAGAAGTGTCAGAGAATGGAAAGGTGGTAAGCAGAACAGGGCACTTCGGGGAGGGGTACTGGCTGGCATTTTTCGTGTTGCTGGTGACATGTGTGGAGGTGACCTGGAACTGGTGGAGGGTCTACTACGACAAGCCCAACTGGGTCACCAAGGAGCTGAAGGAGGAGCATTTTGGTCAGACCATTGAGACCCCTGCAG GATGGAAGCACTGCCCCACCTGCCAGCTGGACGCACCCCCTCGCTCTCACCACTGCAACTTCTGCGGACACTGCATCCTGAAGCGGGATCAGCACTGCTTCTTCACCAGCTCCTGTGTGGGACTGTACAaccagcgccattttgttgtctTCTGTCTCTATGGTGTGTGGGGCTGCCTCATGGGGGTATACCTCCAGCTGTCTTATCTCAACATTTCCTATCCCCTGTCTGATGAGAACTTCATGATGTACGTGCCTCCTGTCCCGCTTTTCCAGCTGCTGATCGGAAACCTGTCCTTTGGATCGTTTGTGGTGATGTTACACGTCTACGTCAACATTTGCATCATGTGTGTTGCTGGCTTCCTTGCCGCATGGCAGCTTCTCCTTATAGTCAGAGGTCAGACATCTCATGAGGCGTGGAAGATGATCAGGGCGTACAATGCAGGTGTTTACACCAACATTACATCAGTCTTTGGATCGCCGATGACGTCCTGGATCTTGCTTTTTGCACCTCTGATGCTTCCCCTTGAACTGGACGGTGTAAAGTGGAACATACAAGGCAAACCTGAGAAGGCAAACTGA